The window cagtcatgtccaattcttcaagatttcatttgggttttcttggtaaagctactggagtgattagccatttccttctccgtttcattttacagataaggaaactgaggcaagcaggatttaatgacttgcccagggtcacagttagtATCCTAGGGTATTTTCTACTAAGAGATAGCTGATGATTGAAtaagcttggagtcagaaaaacctggattcaaatatggACTCAGCTACTTTTTGGCTACATAATCCGGAACAAGCTACTTAACCTTAAtgattcaatttcctcacctgtaaatggaggtaatagcccctacctcccagggttgaagtgaggatgaaatgagatatatatgtaaagtgaTCTACAAATCTTATAAAGTGATATCATGATCTATGACCTTGGGAGAGTGACAATGTTTGTTGCTTAGTTGTTTTCATGTCTGATTCtgcatgaccctatttggggttttcttggcagagtactggactagtttgccatttcctttcccaattcaTTTGACagtaggggaaactgaggcatggggtgccatgacttgcctgggatcacataATAAGTGttagagatcagatttgaatacaGTAAGATGtgtgttcttgactccaggtccacctAGCTATCCTAGGTCTgttttacttatctataaaatgaggggagttACATAAGTTAAATGTGACCTTTTGATCAATTATGCTATTAGACCTATAttccaaaggagaaaaagatatatattgGTTGTCATTGAAGTCTTAAGccttttatataatatatacaaaaatatttatagcagctcttgaTGGTAGCCAAAAAACTAAGATAAATGAAacaatattattgtgctatgatTAAATGGACCTTTGAAGGaaaatggaatgacttatgaATTGATACAGAAGGGTTAAGGACAAGATCCATTTAGAATAACTGACAACACAATAACACCTACCACTTATTAGCTCAAGAGGGGAACAGAAAATGCccagaaatatatacatatattagttAATGTGGCATTGTGTCTAGCTCTGTTATGGtgttttaagttattttcttGGGGAGGGAGAATAAGACATATTAATATTTGCTACTTGAAATAAAACTAgcaaataaattttttgaaacGAATGAGCAAATAATCTTTAAGAATTCCCTAAATCTATACTATCAATCACCTTGCCCCAAGCATTTATCATCAAGATATGAACTAAGactccctgacttcaaatcctgtaTTCCTCCCACTGTCATCTTGCCTGCTCTAATCTTATGTATATAGAATTTCAATTAATGCTGGACCACTACAGAGCAAATTAATTTAAGACATGTGTTTCATTCATGCTTGCTTTGCCAATTGTTGACAAGGGACATCTACCATTTCCCTCATCTCCAAGGTTTCTAACAAACAATGCAATCTGAACACTGAACTGAAGGTTCTAGGcaaactttctaaaatttaagTTTTGACTTGCACTTTTAAGAGATGTCATCTTATATGGTTCAGATTTTAAGATTGTTTTCAAGGGCTAAGAAATTTTTGATTagcagaaaaaatataaaaaacaaagtagTAATTCATTTGACTTTTGACTCCATATCTTAACATTTTAGCTCAGAAACTTTTGCATTACTCTACTACTTAGTCTGCTTACAGAGAACTTAAGAGTTTAAAAatcccaaggggcagctaggtggctcagtggatagagcacaggccttgggaGTTAGGattacctgtgttcaaattcggcctcagacagtaattacctagctgtgtggccttgggcaagctacttaaaacTCATTGCcatgaaaaaccttaaaaaaaaaaatcccaccagGTACTACAATGTTCCATACAAAATTAATCCATAAATCCATAAAACAATAACAAGGCATCTTCCATGGAGTTGAAACAATTCTATTTCAGAAATAATTGCTggcaaatgaaaataaagaaacaatgaatgCTACAGCTAAGAATGAAGAATGCTGCACTTTTTATTTAACACTGTCATGGCTTTATTCAAAACACAGTTGCACAAAAGTAATAACTTCAAAGTTTTTTAGGAGAGAAATTCTTAGAGGACTTAACACACTATATACATACTGCCTTACAAAGAGCATTTTAAAATAGGACAAAAACctctacaaaatataaaaccCCTCCCCTACATATTTGCATGAAAATACCACCCACCAAGCAAAACAAGTTTTAGAAGTTATTCGGAGGCTCTAGGTattaccttttaaaataaaacaactgtTCTAATTCTGATTGCACAATAAGATgatcatcaattttttaaaaaaaaatgtagattaaattttaaaacaggTATTTTGAAAGTCAAAAGTAATATATGGAACTTAAGAATGCAAAGTGCCTGAAATGCTGCATTTTAGCTGTTAAAAATGAGTAAACTGTTAGTCAAGCATCCCATCACTCCACCAACCCTGTCCTAagaatttgatttcatttaaCCAGTCAAGCTTTTTGTTAATTGGGTTTCTCTACATATTACTTGTAATTATACTCCTAATGGGAAGCCCAGAGTTGCTAGTAACATTCTTTGAGCcccactggaaaaagaaaaaatgtgttctGTCTTAATTTAAATGTGgcccaaaagagaaaaagaaaaaatatgagttCAGTTCAAAGAGACATGGTCACTATTTGttgatgctgatttttttttaaagttacaaataTTCAAAACTTATGAGAAAAGTTCTTGAGATAGTCAATAACAAAAAGCAATTGTCTGGAAAACTGAGCCTCCATGATAAAAAACAgggaatatatttctttttttttaatttggaattcatataaaatatgaacatttaatAGGAAAACCACACATAAGTACACACATACAATTGCAAAGTTTCCCCAAATCCTTTTCTTCATGGATatcaatttaaaacaattttttttaacttaaaacgAATCCAGTTTCAAATACTTTTGCCAAATGCCGAATACATGCTATTCAAATGTCTTAAAGCTGGTTATGCTTCATAATGATGGGAAGAATAATTTAAGGTTCtattcaggaaaataaaatatgctttgCAGCTCTGTCTGCAGCGTCCAAATCTTGATTCAGGAATCAAACGTTCAATGTTAAGTCTATCCATGCCTCATTAAACATTCACAGGCAATTATCTGACATCTAGGAGACTCTGATAGTGGTTCAGGAATCCCCTCTGACTTCACTCTGATATAATTAATTCACAATATCAACCAGGAAAGATTCAGGCTAAGCATAATCATGTCTGTTTCACAACAATTTTAGTCAATCCTCTCATTCAAAGGTACCCTGTGAGAAATCcaagcaaagcaagaaaaggtgGTTGAAGGAAGGGCCTAAAGTTTTTGCTAGATTTCCTCAAATGGAAAGCAACCTGTCTTCCAGACAGGAAAGGATAGaaatcagaaagagaaaggaaactgctaaaaagaagagcaaaatgtttattgaaaaacCCTTGTCATGCCATAACTTATAGCCAAAACAAGAAAGGGTTCAACACATATGCTCAGAATTTGGAATACATGAAATTTTCTTTAACACAAAGATGTTTGATTTGAGACAGGTTTCAAGGAGCCTCTCCAACAATAAACTATAAAAATGCTATTTCTCATCAGAACCCTCATCATTCtgtttctgatttaattatgtaaccttaaaaaaaaaacattagcaTCAAAAAAATCACTATCTTCTAACTAGACCTCTGGCCAGCTCTAAAAGAATATAACCAACTTTTTCATCTCAAAGAGAGACTGTTGACTTCTCATATTACAGCAACTTTGATTTCAACTAatttataaataacttttaaacCTTATGAATGAAATGCACCATACTACACCTGTGGAAAACCTGCTGTATGAAACTGTGAACTAATTAGGACCAAAACATTGAGcttgaataagaaaattaagattcCAAATGAATTTCTAAGGAATTTGATAAGGGGGTCAATCATAtaggactgattttttttttctatatactGTATGTGATCACTAATAGGCTAACAAATCTTATTTGGAatgataaaaaggcaaaaatagtaaaACCACACCTTTCCTATAAAAAGTTACATGTTATCTTCTGTAGGGACAGCATGGTACATAAAGAAACAGATCAACAAGATCACTCTATTGCAAATTCTAGAATAATGGAGCCTGGTCCATTTaatcatcttcttcttctccttcatctTCAATATCTcgtttcctcttttctccttgaacattttcttcttctacgaaaaggagaatttttttaatattcaaagtTTTACAAAAAGACTCAAGGTATAATAACTTGGTTTTTTTAAGATCAAAAGGAATCTATATGTTATTTCTGATGTTATTGCAATTCAGATTTATTACAAAATAATTGTTTCTGAAATAATCAACTCAGCTTATTATGCACCCTTGTGGTCAAATCAtgtaagacatttttaaaaagtctcattGAAATTGTTGCGACTTTGAAAACACCCAAGTTTAACAAATTTCTTATAGAGCCACATGAGGTCCAAAGATACTATAAGGTTAGTGACAGGTTTTATTGATTtaactattttgttttataaacctaatagaaagaaatgaaaaataaactcaaatagaTGTAGAACCAGTTTTCTAACAGAACAGTACCCTTCTTTTAATCTAGTACTTAAATACATAATCTAATTTCAACTAAATCAGGAGAATAATTCcccctaaaaggaaaaaaattaacatcaagATTCCTTCTATCttcttatcaatttttaaaactccTGAATAAAATTATCGttaattatatttgaaaaaaatgcttttaaaatgacatgtcttttaagatttttaaaagtaagcaTTTAAGCTAAAGATGGAATAAGTAAAGTTTTTCCACATAAGAAAATTTTTTGAATAGTTAcatctaaatattttaaagttgttaaTAAACTttaccttcctcttcctcttcttctcctccttcttcaacatagtcatcatcatcatcatcatccttaaaATGCAAAACAATCAGTAAATCATCCCAATACAAGTAACTAATTAGTAAGCATCTATTAAACACCTTCTGGATACTAAATCCTaataatataaagggaaaaagaaacagtccctgccttcaataGGAGATAACATATATCCcaagtttataaaatataaacaaaaattaaacaggggaaggggaaaggagttCAGAAAAAGCTTCatgtaaaaaacaagaaaatagtatTGTGCATGTTATTTTGAAGACCACCTATACCTGACTAACCCTTATAACTCAAATCAAACTTCTAATTCCTTTAAATCAGAACTGAAATTGATCCTGGCTATCCAGTCACACAGACTTTTTTCTATAGTAGGAATAATCTTGTCatcataaaagataaatttatataAGGTATTTTGTAAAGTAATTTAATAATCACACAGGAAAACATATTACAAGAATCATATAGTCaatattaggggcggctaggtggcatagtggatagagcacgggccctggagtcaggagtacctgggttcaaatccggtctcagacacttaataatgacctagctgtgtggccttgggcaagccacttaaccccatttgccttgcagaaacctaaaaaagaatcATAGTCACTAAAAATAGAATGAGTAAAGAATGGAAAGTTATCCTGAAAGCTAaggcatttgattttttaaagtaccaaattttatttccactttttcttacctttttttttttaatttttgcaaggcaaagggtttgtaagtggcttgcccaaggccacacagctaggtcattaataagtgtctgaggccggatttgaacccaggtactcctgactccagggccggtgctctatccacttcgccacctagctgtcccccttccttgccttcttaaACAATGAAGTAAGATTTATCTGATCATCCCAGATTATAAATATCAACCAAACTGCTGTGCTGAAATAATGGGATATTCATAGGACCCATGTTCTCAGGCTATGATATTTTCCCTCGTATTTTCTCATGTTGTTCACTTCTTAACCCTGATGATCTTCTAAAATGCTGGGGACCTGAATCACGGAAGTACCATAAAGTAAAATCTGGCTGAGCCAATCTGTGGATGGCTTCTCCAATAAATAAAGTATATGACATTCAGGCATGGTCCTATAATAATTGTTTGGCATCTAGGAAAGCAGTTGGGGAGCGTAATAGAAAGACTGAGCTGGAGTTAGACcagaggttcaaatcctgccagaCACCAGCCCAGCTGTTGGACCCTAAGCCAAGTATCATTTAagattgtttgcctcagtttcctctctatcAAGTGGAAATAATAACACTAATACCCATCTCCCAGGCTTGTTGTGACTATAAGTGAAAgatctgtaaagtgctttgcaaatcttaaaagaaCTGTGTAAATGTATTGATTGTGATTATAggatatttgggggggggtctgaAAGTCTTTTCTAAAATAACAGAGTTGAAAATAGGAAATTCATCCTGTCACCAACCCCTAAAGTAGCAAGTAATATTATGATCTAAGAAATACTGATTGAAAGGAAGATTCAGACTATTTTCAAAAGCCTCTTACTACTTCACCAAGAAAAATAACTTAGTGAACAAAACTTTAGGTTAAGGTAGAGATTACAGAAGACCATCTCAATTTTCTGCCATTCAGAGGGCCCTCCCAAGCTAAATTACTTAATTCACATTTCAGCAGTTTTCTACTCCATTAAAAACCAATCTTCAGAAAATAGGAATCTACTTATACCTAGTAAAAGAATACACCATTCAGACACAATCCTGGAGATTTAACCTTAAGGTCTGGGAGcaaactaaaaacaaaagttttttcccttctattttatCTACTTCAAAGATACATAGAAAGGACTGAAGCATGTTGCCCTGAACTGTAACTTAATGTTTTCTTGAGTGGCTATATTTTCCAGAAACATGGTGTGATTCAACCTGTTTGAATTGGGTCAGTAGAACTGatatctaattttatgttgaTTTTAGCAAActagttaatttatttgaatccagaATGGACACAATGCCTTGACCATGCCAAGGGTGAAATCAGCACAAGGGAGCATTCTCTCCGATGCAGGAACACAGATAAAGACACACAGACCCTTGCAACCAATATAAAGACATGGCCCAATTAAGACCATTTCAAATATTCTCTGGCATTTGAATTAAATAGCATACAAAAGTGCAGTTAAGGGACACACACCTAATTGCTGAGTTTATAAAGGCAGTATTTGCAATTCAAAGAGTCTTTGGAATCAGAGATTCTGAACTCAAATCACAGCTATCTACTCAGAACTGAGGAAACTTGGGGTACTGAATAGCTGTATTTACTGtatatggaaaatgaaaatgtatttggCTTGACTATGTATGTTTCAAGGTCtggtttttcttctctccttgccCCTTCTACCACCCACCACAGTGAGGATGGGAGGGAACatagatttttataaaaacatttttaaaaatgtttttaaggaGTCCAATAAAGTCTGCTTGGTGCTACAATGGTTAAAGCACTGGACCTGCAATTAGGAAGACCAGaggttcaattccagtctcagacacttgctagctctaTGAACCTAGGAAAGTTCCTTAACCCATTTAACTCAGTTTCCCTATATGTAATATGGAGATATAATAGCTTCTACTTCCCAGGGTGGTATGAGAgagaatcaaatgtgataatatctATAAAGGGCTTCTTAACACAGCGCCTGGCAGagaaggggcttaataaatgctgcttCCTTCCCCTTCAGTCAAAGTAGTTCTCTTTCTGAAACTGAGTTAAACATTATAATTAGGTCAGTTCAGTCAAGTCTCTACATCTTCAAAATCTTAGCTACAAAACTATAGCTTTCAACAAAACCTAGGTTTTCTTCAAAAACCTAAGTGATGAGCTACAGTCGGTCAGCTCCTCATCAGCAGAAAACAAAATGCTTCCTTGTGGATACATGTGTGTAACATCATGTTCCAACTCTCCTGTATCTTATGAGCAGCagaaagagaatggaatgagAAAATGCTCTCAGAGAAGAGCTATCTAGAAGTCAAGACAACCTAGCACAGCCTCTGAAGCTTCCGTGCTTCTGCTTGAGAAtcagacttcattttttattttattttattttttaggtttttgcaaggcaaatgaggttaagtggcttgcccaaggccacacagctaggtaattattaagtgtctgagaccagatttgaacccaggtactcctgactccaaggccggtgctttatccactacttatcctctatgccacctagccgcccccagactTCATTTTAACCAGAAATAAAAAGCTCTTCTGGCTCATGCTATTCTTAGGCTGCACTTACAAGTACTGATCAAAAAGTTGCAACTATTCATTCTATCTCAGATTTGGTTTACACTTGTTTAAAAATGTCCTTTTCCTCTagagctttttaaaaacaatagaacTCAGGTTCAGTATACAATGGAACAATTTTAGTGGCTAGAAAGGCGATTTTCTAGAAAACTTATAAATCTGAAAAGCACTACTTGCCaagataaaatttagaaaataagcaACCATCTCCCCCAAAATAAATACTAGGTATGGAATGAAAGCTTAGGAAAAGAGAAATTATCAATGCTAATGTAAACTGAGATATTTTTCACTGCAAAGGAATGGTTATAATTCAACTTAGTCAAGAATGACAAATACCTAAAATGTCGAGGTCTCATTTTCTACTACAACATACCACCTAATTCACTCCAAAATCTCAAGTAAATAAAATCTGTATTTTTCGGCCACCTGTTTCTCCATTTACATTGTTCCttcagacagacacagacacacacacaaaacagcaTGCAAGCAATTGTAAGTTCCAATTATTAacatagttttaattttaatgttcaCGTTAATTAATTGTGGAATACACTATTAAGGGTCTACACAGGACAGAAAAAGAAGCATCTTGAAATGCATCAAAAATGAGAACGTACGACCTAAATGTTTCACTGGTTCACAAAGGATTTAAAAGAACCAGATAAAGGCCTACATGTTAGATGGGTCCCTTACAAGATTCTTGGAAATAAATGGTCAAGAATTGAGAAGTGTAAATGTGTTGGGAACCTTCCCTAACAATGAGATCACTAATTTATTTTAGtgtagtattatttttattttttatctttatggggcaatggggtcaagtgacttgcccaaggtcacatagctagtaagtgtctgaggccagatttggattcagggtcctcttgactccagggctggtgctctatcatttcaccacctagttgcctttggactatatttttaatttaaaaaaatgaactgtgGATTCTAAAACTGAAGTAAATTCACAAAAGCCAGGGACCCTGTCTACATAACTCCCTTCTGTTTTGTGGTGATGGTGAAAAGTGTGTGTTTACCTGAATTTCTTCCTTCATTAGGTATGAGAGACCcacctcctcttcttctccctctaaaTCTGAACCTGCTTCATcttcatcctcctcttcctcctcatatGCTCCAGGTGGACCTGCTTcatcctcttcttcatcttcatcttcttcatcatcatcttaaAGTAAAAAACCAGAGGATAACTGACTGCTATTTGCCAGTATCACCTTTTTACCCCTGCCTGATCaacctaattattttttttaacttttttttttatgcaaggcaaatggggttaagtagcttgcccaagccCCACAcatccaggtaattattaagtgtctgaggctggatttgaacccaggtactcgcgactccagggccaatgctctatccactgcgccacctagctgcccctcaacctAATTATCTAAGCTTTTTTTGTATGTTAGAAatggtatttaacattttctttccaaaattcactacttgaaaaaaaatctaattccaAAACACCTATTCAAGCTAATGTTAGTAGTGAGATAGTAATTATACAAGTTCCTGACTTTTATCACATTAAATGTTTCTGCTACCATCAAGATTCTTGTTCTAAAACAAAAACTATCTCACCattagcaataaaaaaaattccctcaaaaTGATCTGGTTAATATTCCaaccttttaaaacattttcattttaaagttaaaattttatttttaaaatcactactgcattaaaaaaaaactttaaaaagtcagCATATTTTTACCAGTATTTGGTGCCATAGCAATACAATAGTATGTTATTTATTAAGGAATTTGGAAGACTCAAGTCTAATACATtggtttcccatttttttttcaagtttttattttactaGTCCGTTAGTATTTACACCCAAGCCTCCAAAGCAAATACTAATTTGCATGGTTACAGTGAACTCTCTATTTAATACTACTTTATGAATGCTTTTGAATAAGATTAccatcttcatcttcttcctcctcttcagaaTCTGGTGCTTCATTATCTTCCTGATCGAATCCATCTAGATAGGTGATTTGTTGAAGCAGTTCAAAAATACTTTCTCTGTAATCTTGTAGGTTTGTGATCTCACAGTTAAACAAGTCAAGGCTTTTCAAGCTTTTAAGATTTTGCTGAAAAGGCAAAgttaaaaatttatattcaaaattttaaCATCGTTTTAAAATATTGCTGAGCTAAGGGATAAGTTCAGAATTATTAGAAAGAACACAActaggagtcaggagatctgattCTAACTTTCAACAAGTCGCTTAAATGCTCcgtgcctcggtttcctcatttgcaaaacaggaatattaatatttgcaaagcctATATCATGGTTCTACAAATGTTATCAGTTAGAGttcttataaataataatagtaactgatTTATTTAGCATTTAGGGGTTTTCAAAGTAGCTTGGTTTGGTACCTGAGCAATAAATCTTggaaataggtactattattattaatacctcattttacagatcaggaaactgagcctGAGTTGGTTTAAGTGATCATTTAAGAGTTGGGTTAAGGATCATTAACAGCTAACAactgtctgaagcaggatttgaactcaggtctagaGTCTAATGATCTCTATTTCCACCCTCACTGCCTCAGCACTAGTGTCTGGTTTGATTATCTtccaaatatacatgtacatataaaacCTGCCTTTCTCTTTACCTATCTAGACGGGTACACAGTTAGCTGGCAAAAAGGAGAGATCATAGGAGGTATGACTGaaagatcaaaaaagataaaagtcaagtgctttgaaaacttttaagGACTGGTCCAGATAACTATATGCTTGAGTAAGGGAACTTGTCTTATACAAATGCTTTAAGGTGGAGAATTTTATTCATAAATAGTTCAACACTGATTCTATTGTTCAAATgagttaaaatatcatttttctatttacaaACTCATAGCCAACCCTTATGATTTAGTGAAatctaacttaatttttttttaaaaaaaaaccagatcaCTAGCCAGCAACATCAGTATTTTTCAccatttcccctccccttctctgatATCCCCAAATCagcaaatcatgaaaaaatggttTGGGATGGCAAGACGAAGAAAATCGAAATTAAATCCTCAGATCTAAGAGTTGACCTAAATCTTTCTACTAAATTATGTTTTTATTGGGaggttttcttttaagaaatccAAGAACTGTTCCTATTTGAACataagaaattcagaaattacaaaagaagaacaaatttggggcagctaggttgtgaagtggatagagcaaagggccctggagtcaagaggacctgaaaaATCtgccacagacatttaataattgcctagctgtatgaccttgggtaagtcagttaaccccattgccttaaacaaaattaaaaaaaaaaagaacaagtggCAATTATCAAGCTTCTGATACTGGGTTAATAAAAGCTCAAGGAAATAatgtatgcaaagcactttacacgtTTTaagggtattaaaaaaaaacccatcatccATTCTGATCCTATACAACTCCATGCACAAAAACATCAACTGAGGCAAACACTTGTACAACCCTTACTCACCAGAGCTTCCACTGTGCTGAGATCTTTGATTTTGTTGCCACTCAGATTGAGGTAGGTGAGATTTGGACATTTTTCTGCCAGGACCTCCAGGCCCCCAGAAATAATATTATCACTAAGTTCCAACtacacagaaggaaaaaaaaaaaaaaagaatggctatGACTAAGAATAtagctaaagcaaaatatttgaacaattaaaataaaaaaaagatgttaagaTAAGTACTTTCCATACTTGTTAGATTTCTCCAGAAAACAGCACCTTGCAGTAACAGGTGTTTAAAAAAATGTCGCCTAAATGAATAATGCCAAACCCTTTGATAATGGCTGGCAGC is drawn from Macrotis lagotis isolate mMagLag1 chromosome 5, bilby.v1.9.chrom.fasta, whole genome shotgun sequence and contains these coding sequences:
- the ANP32E gene encoding acidic leucine-rich nuclear phosphoprotein 32 family member E isoform X1, with the translated sequence MDLKQKISLELRNRAPEEVTELVLDNCPSVNGEIEGLNDTFKELEFLSMVNVALTSLAQLPSLSKLRKLELSDNIISGGLEVLAEKCPNLTYLNLSGNKIKDLSTVEALQNLKSLKSLDLFNCEITNLQDYRESIFELLQQITYLDGFDQEDNEAPDSEEEEEDEDDDDEEDEDEEEDEAGPPGAYEEEEEDEDEAGSDLEGEEEEVGLSYLMKEEIQDDDDDDDYVEEGGEEEEEEEEENVQGEKRKRDIEDEGEEEDD
- the ANP32E gene encoding acidic leucine-rich nuclear phosphoprotein 32 family member E isoform X2, coding for MDLKQKISLELRNRAPEEVTELVLDNCPSVNGEIEGLNDTFKELEFLSMVNVALTSLAQLPSLSKLRKLELSDNIISGGLEVLAEKCPNLTYLNLSGNKIKDLSTVEALQNLKSLKSLDLFNCEITNLQDYRESIFELLQQITYLDGFDQEDNEAPDSEEEEEDEDDDDEEDEDEEEDEAGPPGAYEEEEEDEDEAGSDLEGEEEEDDDDDDDYVEEGGEEEEEEEEENVQGEKRKRDIEDEGEEEDD
- the ANP32E gene encoding acidic leucine-rich nuclear phosphoprotein 32 family member E isoform X3, which codes for MVNVALTSLAQLPSLSKLRKLELSDNIISGGLEVLAEKCPNLTYLNLSGNKIKDLSTVEALQNLKSLKSLDLFNCEITNLQDYRESIFELLQQITYLDGFDQEDNEAPDSEEEEEDEDDDDEEDEDEEEDEAGPPGAYEEEEEDEDEAGSDLEGEEEEVGLSYLMKEEIQDDDDDDDYVEEGGEEEEEEEEENVQGEKRKRDIEDEGEEEDD